tggaaacaaatgaaaatatgataAAGAATAAGCACATATATTGAACAACAATATCAAACATCCCagaaaggtggggtgcctgggtggctcagtgggttaagcttctgccttcggctcagatcatgatcccagggtcctaggatcgaaccccacatcgggctctctgctcatcagggagcctgtttcctcctctctctctgcttgcctcttggcctactcatgatctctgtctgtcaaataaataaataaaaataaaaaattttttttaaaaatcccagaaaaGTATCTGCTGTATGAGCTGTTCACAAAATCCACttagttgggacgcctgggtggctcagttggttaagcagctgccttcagtacaggtcatgatcccaacgtcctgggattgagtcccacgtcaggctccttgctcagcggggagcctgcttctccctctgcctctgcctgccattctgtctgcctgtgctcgctcgctctccctctctctctctgataaataaataaaatctttaaaaaaaaaaaatccactcgggacggcctgggtggctcagttggttaagcagttgccttcagttcaggtcatgatcccagcgtcctgggatcgagtcccacatcgggctccttgctcagcggggagcctgcttctccctctgcctctgcctgccattctgtctgcctgtgctcgctcgctctccctctctctctctctgataaataaataaaatctttaaaaataaaaatccacttAGTAggaggaagtttttaaaaaagaaactgttgTTAGACATAAAATGActactcctcttccccaccccccacccccagaacttaggtttcctttttcctttaagtCTGAAGcaactgtggggcgcctgggtggctcagtgggttaaagcctctgctttcagctcaggtcatgatcccagggtcctgggatcgagccccacatgcggctctctgctcagcagggagcctgcttccgcttctctctctgcctgcctctctgcctacttgtgatctctgtctgtcaaacaaataaataaaatctttaaaaaaaaaaaaaaaagtctgaagcaACTGTATTAGATAGGTTTTGCATTTGGTAACAAAATTTGCTTTTGCATTAGGTAACAAAAATCTGACCACTGTGGCTTAACAAAGCAGCACCTTATTTTTCTTACCTACATATTCCCTTGGGAAGTAGGCAGCCCATAACTGGTACAGTAGCTTCACCATGTCTTCACTGCTCTTCCATCCTTAATGTGTGGCTTTTATCCTCATGGTAAAGAATGCCTCCACCTCCTGAAGCCCGGTGCCCACATTCTAGGCAAGATAAGGAGAAAGGCAAAGGACAAAAGGGTGTGCTAGCTAAGCTACCCCTCACTTTATACAGGTGCTACCCAGAAACTTCTGATTATGTCAGAAAAACTGGGAAAAGTGGTTTTTAGAGTCCGGCTGCATTGCTGCCCGCATAAAATCTGGTTTCTATTAGTGAGGAAGGAGATCTGTGTTGGCCACATAATTCATATTATAATtgggatccttttttttttttttcatagatggctcaCCCTAGAAGCCCAACTCAAACTCTGCCACTTTCTACAAGCAGCTTTGATGAACAAAACTGATGCTAACTCTGCCTGATGCCACATGATGATCCATAAAACACACAGATAAAATCACcccaatccttttttttaatgtactagggtttatataaataattatactaatatataattccatttgaattatataattttggggagccacccaggtgccccaaaaatatgAGTTCTTGTTGTTCCTGTTTTATTCAAGGGAGTCTTTTCTATTTgagttttcaacatttttttactTGGGAAATCTGTACAATGCTTATGGTTAATATACACTTATTTTGCCTGGATTTACAAGTCCAAGAATTGTCCATACATACTGTGATATAAAGTGAGTATTTGGGTATTTTTTAGTTTGTATGATCAATAAGAGAGCAGATGGGAAAATGCAGTCCCTAAAGAGATGTTTATCCGGGAATAACCCAATTTAGGTTGGAGAGGTCGTTCAAATTTAACTAGATAACAAGTTTATACTCAATAGATACAGTTTTGACGTTAAGAAAATAACctgattccttaaaaaataaaatgaaataacccTGTTCCCATTCCTCTTGCATATTCTCaggtaattaaaaagaaaagtatttcagCCTATAAAGCTAATGCATTCTTCAGTAAGCGTTACAGACTTGATCAGTAAAAAGAACCTCTAGATTTGATTTCTGTTTACTGTAAACAGTTAGGAGGTAAGAATGTCCCCTATCCCAACCCAATTATTTTCCAAATGGATTTGAAGCAAAATATCCAATATAACCTTAAAAATGAGAATGTACCATTTCTAGCAGCTAGAAAGGATCTTTAGGTAGTCATATCTAGATCACTGAAGTCTGAGATATTCCTTTCTTTGACATTTTCTATCCACATTCATGCAGCTAATTATAAGTTTTATGAGGATCTCAACATGAACTGtgtattttccagagtggcctgCCCAGGATTATCTGAAGTCCATAGCAGATCTTCTGTGAGACCTAATTCCTGTTCTCAACAGCCTATATCTTCAGGAACAGTAATAATACAAACCTCACTGGATTTTTGTTCTCTCCTGCCAGTCCGGGGTAGCCAGATTTAGCAGTAAATATACGATAGCcagatttgaatttaaaaaaaacttttaaatagaaatacatCCTATTAAACAATGGGTaggggattttgttgttgttgttgttttagtatgtcccaaatattacaTGGGAGCTATATATTTATActgaaaaaattattcaccatttatctgaaattcagctTTAACAGGGCATTCTTTATCGTACCTGGTCACCCTATGGCTCAGTCCCCTACAAAGTTGCCAAGTATTTCTGGGAGCCCCCAGGTTGTCAGACATGTCTACTTAGCAGTGGACACAATTATAGCTTCAGCCAGGATCCCCATTACTATTATGTTAAGTATCACAGAGAATGGGAAACTCTCATCAGGGTGAGTTCCTGTGACTGAAAGTACAGGATTAGCTTTGATCCCCTGCAGTTCCAAGAATAAGGACAGCAGCTGCTTGTGGATGGGAAACAAGGTGTTTCAGATCTTTACTGAACTTCCTAGCCTGACAGGAAGCAGCTACAGGGGTAATACTATTTTAGCCTAGGCTACAAAAGATATTTCAGTCATTTCCCAGAAATACCTATATTTCCACAGACAAATACTGCTTTGAAATACCAAATAGAGTGTTGTGGAAAGTCACCAGACTGGAAAGCAGACCTTGGGACCATGTTTTGTTCTCATGAGACCCAAATTTATGTCTACAGACACATTTATGAATGAAAATTAAACAGGTAATAAAGTTAAGAAACATACCTGCttctaatttaaaacaaaacaaaacaaagcctgcAAGCTACACTTATATAAGAATAAAAGGAATGATCTCTGAGAACAAAACATTTGAGTATTTGTAACGATGTTTTATGGAGCACTTACAATGCTTATGTTAATAAACCACCAGGTACTGtctcaatttaatttaaatgatttgATGATTTGATCATTCTTGTGGAATAAAGGttcatttaaaaatgctatagaaatcctatatataaacatttataaagctGCTATTGCCATTGTACcagtattaaaaatgttttctaccttgtttttttactaaattttatGACAGGTTTTATATTATACCATTTGAGAATCTTGTGAATGCTATGGCTTCTTTACACTGTTGCTATTTATAAACTTCCAATGTTTATTTTCAGACTGAGTAACAACCATACAATATAAACCCCATGGTTCACAtggtgatgttttaaaaataaaaagcaatttaaaaacctttgttttttttctttaaattttttttgtagaaCAATAACATAGAAAAGTACATAATacacaaattaataaatcatAAAGCAAATGCTCACGTAACCACAAAGAAAGAGACATTATAAATGTCTTTAGAAGTcctgcctgtctccctcccctAACACAATCCCTTTACTCAAGAAGTAACTACTGATTTGCttgttataataaatatttccttgtttttatccTCTAAGTACAAGTAGACATCCCTAAATGCTAAGATTTATTTTGCTTGCTTTTGAACTACACAAATAGAATCGTAAATTATGTAgtttctgccttctttctttattttttttttttaagattttatttatttacttgacacagagagagagagatcacaagtaggcagagcagcaggctgagagagagggggaagcaggctccctgctgagcagagcccaatgcctggcttgatcccaggaccctaagatcatgacctgagctgaaggcagaggcttaatccactgagccacccagctgtcccctaCCTTCTTTCAATCAACATTTCTTTTTAGATTCAACCATGTTATGTAGTGATATAGATCACTTGTTTTTATTGTGTGAATATAGttctcactcatttttttttaactgttttgttttgttttaagatttatttatttatttatttatttgacagacagagattacaagtaggcagagaggcaggcagagagagaggggaaagcaggctccctgccgaacagagagcccgatgtggggcacgatcccaggactctgggatcatgacccgagccgaaggcagaggctttaacccacctagccacccagctgccccgtTATCACTCATTCTGTTGTTAATTGAAATTGGGATTGTTTAtaatttttggctattatgaaccaTTATGAACATTCTTGAATAGGTACATATGTATAAGAATTACTCTACTGTGatatctaggagtggaactgCTAGGTTGTAAAGCATGCCTCCTTTCTAGATACTGTCAAACTGGTCTTGCAAGTGGTTGTACCAATCCACGGTCCCCTCAGCAAAAtatgagtttgggttttttttttttttttttaagattttatttatttgacagagatcacaagtaggcagagagacaggcagagagagaggaggaagcaggctccccgcggagcagagagccggatgtggggctcaatcccaggactctgggatcatgacccaagctgaaggcagaggatttaacccactgagccacccaggtgccccaaaatatgaGTTCTTGTTGTTCCTGTTTTATTCAAGGGAGTCTTTTCTATTTgagttttcaacatttttttactTGGGAAATCTGTACAATGCTTATGGTTAATATACACTTATTTTGCCTGGATTTATAAGTCCAAGAAttgttaaaatgattttatatcaGCAAAGTCACATACTAAACTGCAAATACTACACATGGTGAGGATCACAATATGATTTATATTGATAAAAGtagaatttctcattttaattggattttcaAAAAGAGATAGgatctgggggcatctgggtggctcaattggttataTATCTGTGTTtcactcatgtcatgatctcagggtcctgggattgaggccttcctctggcttcctgctcagctgggaaccctcttctccctctcgctctaccctttcccccatgctctctttccctctctttcaaataagtcaataaaaccttttttaaaaaaagagataggaTCTGAACATGTagagaaagaaacaagtaaaTGGTAAGtaggcaattttttaaatatgtatatgaaagcaattccttttttattttattttatttatttattggacagagagagagcacaagcagggggagcagcaggcagagggagagggagaagcaggcttcctgcggagcagggagcctgacatggggctcaatcccaagaccccaggatgatgacctgaggtgaaggcagatgcttaactaactgagccacccagatgtcccgacaaattttttaaaaatatgtttttttaaaaacccactcctggggcacctgggtggctcagtcgttgggcgtctgtctttggctcaggtcatgatcccagggtcctggggttgagcctcgcatctagctccctgcttggcaggaagcctgcttctccctctcccactccctctgcttgctttccctctcttgctatgtctctctctgtcaaataaaatctcaacaacaaaaacaaaaaatcccactcccactcctttttgagttctttttagTAAATAAGGATTAGTTGAGAAGCCAAGTATAgcttaatttattaaaaacaccaccaccatgGACTTAGGGTTCTATCTATCCttcctttgaaaattaaatgaggggcgcctgggtggctcagtgggttaagccgctgccttcagctcgggtcatgatctcagggtcctgggatcgagtcccacattgggctctctgctcggcggggagcctgcttcctcctctctctctgcctgcctctctgcctgcttgtgatctctgtctgtcaaataaataaataaaatctttaaaaaaaaaaaaaagaaagaaaattaaatgaaataattctttcCCCCACCATAgttttatttagatataattgcatataacattgtattagtttaaggcatacaacataatgatttgatatgtgtATATACTGCAAAACTATTTCcacaataaatagataaagataaaAGAGGATGTAAAGTACAGcacaggaaatatagtcaataatattataataagtaCAGTGACAGATGGTATCTACAGTTATCATGGTGACCATTtcataatacataatttttatgtatttttgaatcACTATGGTATACACCTGAAaccatacaatgtaatattgtatgccaactctacttcaataaaaataaataaataaaaacaataaagaggATGTCTAcccaaaaacctgcacacagaagTTCGTAGCAGCTTTACTAACAATTTACAAAACTTGGAAGCAGCTAAGATGTATTCTAGTAGgcaaaaggataaataaatggtGGTACATCTagataacagaatattattcaacactaaaaagaaatgagctatcaaagcatgaaaagacacagaggaaacttaaatacatattactaagGGAAGAAGCCAATCTAAAAAGCTATGCATTGCATGAGTACAACTACAGGACACTGTGGAAAAGCCAAAActtatggagacaataaaaagatcggTGGTTGCTAGGGGttggagaaaggaagaatgaatacGAGACACACAGAGGATATGGGGGGCAGTGAAACTATTATATAGGACACTGTAATGGTGAATACATGtctttatacatttgtccaagcccatagaatgtacaacaccaagaataaACCCTAATGTTAGCTATCAATTTGGGGTTAATAATGATGTGTCAACCAATGTAGGTTCATAGATTGTAATATAGGTACCGTTTTGGAGCCAGAtgttgttggggggggggcagggaatgcGTTTGTGTTGGAGCAGAGGTTACAGTggaactttctgctcagttttgctatgaacctaaaactctttttttaaaaaagtctatttttaaagaaaaaggaaaacagggagTAAAGAAATGAAAGTGGACAAATTCTAATACACTTTAAACATTTTActatacattttaacattttgatatatattcttccaagaaggagaaattatttttttaaagcttgtacTCCATAAACCTTTCAAAATCACTGGACTTCTTTTCCACTGATGTGACTGAATTACATTTCTTtagaataagacagaagaaaggaaatacgTTCACCTACCTTGCTTTGCCAGGTATCTCTAGAGCTGTGTTTCTCAAACTGTAACCTGTGTACAAATCATTAGGACTTAATTGAAATGCATGTaatgattcagtaggtctgggttaGGGCCTGAGACTCTATCTACATTTTTAACTAGCTCCCACTGGGACCTGCAGGCTACACCTTCTGTAGCAAGGTTCTAGAGTTTAAACCGAACcacttttctatttttgcaaGAGTCACTTGACCAGCTTCTTTTGcagtgtttttgtattccttgAACTGCAAAACTCTCTGTTTCcaatcgtcttttttttttttttttttttttttttttttttttttaaaagattttatttattcatttgacagagagagatcacaagcaggcagagaggcaggcagagagagaggaggaagcaggctccctgctgagcagagagcccgatgcggggctcgatcccaggaccctgagatcatgacctgagccgaaggcagcggcttaacccactgagccacccaggcgtccctccaatcGTCTTTTTGATCTCTCAATTCCTACAGCCTCGCGTTAATGCAAACCTTAAACAAGCTGGGGTATAGCAGTGGGGAAACCGCGAGGAACTAGGAGGAGCGGGAGGCGGAACCTAGAGCGAGAGGAAAGCAGGAAGTGAAGAAGCAGAGGAGGGATTTCGAGAGTGGACGTCAGCCGGTTGGGTTTTCAGGGCGGACCGGAAAGAGTGTAGAGACGTCTCAGCACCATGGCGGGTCCTGTCAGCTTGCGAGAGCTTCTAATGGGCGCTTCATCCTGGACCGGCTCTGAAAGTCCGGAGGGATCCTctacagaagggggagggagcgtGGCTGGCGGACCGGAGCCTCCTTGGCGAGAGGATGAGATCTGCGTGGTGGGAATCTTCGGCAAGACGGCTCTGCGACTGAATTCCGAAAAGTTCTCACTTGTGAATACGGTTTGCGACCGACAGGTCTTTCCCCTCTTTCGCCACCAAGATCCTGGGGACACGGGGCCTGGAATTAGGACCGAGGCTGGAGCCGTCGGGGAGGCTGGTGGAGCCGGAGACGCTGGGGCTGGGACGGGAGATTCGGTTCGGGGAGGTGTAGCTGCCGCTGAAGGTAACCGAACTGAGCCCGGCTCCCAGGACTACAGCCTTCTGCAGGCCTATTACAATCAGGAAAGCAAAGTTCTTTATCTTCTTCTCACTTCCATCTGTGACAATTCGCAGCTTCTGCGGGCTTGTCGTGCCCTTCAGAGCGGGGAAGCTGGAGGTGGCCTCTCTTTACCTCATGCAGAAGCGCACGAATTCTGGAAGCATCAAGAGAAGCTGCAGTGTCTCAGTCTCCTTTACcttttctctgtctgtcacatcCTGCTTCTGGTCCATCCTACTTGTTCCTTTGACATCACTTACGATCGAGTATTCAGAGCCCTGGATGGACTGAGACAGAAAGTACTGCCCCTTCTCAAAACAGCCATTAAGGATTGTCCAGTTGGCAAAGACTGGAAGCTAAACTGCCGACCTTGCCCACCTAgactccttttcctctttcaacTCAATGGAGCCCTCAAGGTGGAACCCCCTCGGAGCCAAGACCCAGCTCATCCAGACAAGCCCAAGAAGCATTCTCCCAAAAGGAGACTGCAACATGCCCTGGAGGACCAGATCTATAGAATCTTTAGGAAGAGTCGTGTCTTGACTAATCAGAGTATCAATTGCCTATTTACTGTGCCTGCCAACCAAGCTTTTGTGTACATAGTTCCGGGTAGCCAAGAGGAGGACCCAGTAGGCATGTTGCTGGACCAACTCAGGAGTCATTGTACTGTGAAGGACCCAGAATCTTTGCTGGTGCCTGCACCCCTTTCTGGGCCCAGGCGATACCAGGTGATGAGGCAGCATAGCCGACAGCAGCTATCTTTCCACATTGACAGCAGCAGTTCCAGTTCTTCTGGGCAGTTAGTGGATTTTACCCTTCGGGAATTTCTATGGCAGCATGTGGAGCTAGTCCTAAGCAAGAAAGGTTTTGATGACAGTGTGGGCAGGAACCCACAGCCTTCCCATTTTGAACTTCCCACTTACCAGAAGTGGATCTCAGCAGCTTCAAAACTGTATGAAGTAGCTATTGATGGGAAAGAGGAGGACCCGGGGTCTCCCACTGGGGAGCTAACATCTAAGATTTTAAGCAGTATTAAAGTCTTGGAAGGGTTTTTGGATATTGACACCAAATTCTCAGAAAACCGGTGCCAAAAAGCTTTACCCATGGCCCATAGTGCTTATCAGTCAAATTTGCCTCATAATTACACAATGACTGTCCATAAAAATCAGCTTGCTCAGGCTCTTCGAGTGTATAGTCAACATGCCAGGGGTCCTGCCTTTCACAAATATGCCATGCAGTTACACGAAGACTGCTACAAGTTTTGGAGCAATGGCCATCAGCTCTGTGAGGAGAGGAGTTTAACTGATCAACACTGTGTACACAAATTTCACTCATTACCTAAATCAGGTAGCTAAAATTCTCTCAGCATTTTGAAGTCAgaactgagctgtgtttttattcttgcgttttttttaaattactatttttaagtaatctctttccccattgtggggctcaaactcatgacccggaAATCAAGAGAGAGTTGCATACTTTAttggctgagccagccagtcacccctATATTTGTGTTTTAAGAGAGGCTATTCGCTagttttgatgtttttttaaaaaggccctaTAGAAATTCAGTTGCATCAAATTTAAGTTTTCTCTCCtgctgtaaaaagaaaatgacatctaTGGCTActaattattttctgtatttaaaggATGAACCATAGGGAATTAGTAAATGATAACTATTAATACAAATTTTCAAAAGttttgtattaacatttttatcttgGAGTTTTTATTGAGCTAAAAGGAATACAATGAAATGTATTCTCACCATGATGATGATAAAATTGTCTTAGAAAACCTAAGACTTCAGATTGAAAatatccttttttgtttcttcatttgctttttctgctGTGTATATTTAgtcaagattttgtgtttttactgggtgttttttatttttccttctcatttccaaAACACTGTTTGGAGAAATTTTGAAGTTAAATgctatagaatataaaataaatttgactcTGCACTGTATGTGTGAAGTTAACAGTGAGCGTTGTGTTTTCCAGGAGAAAAACCAGAAGCCGATAGGAATCCTCCCGTGCTGTATCACAATAGCCGAGCTCGATCTACTGGTGCCTGTAACTGTGGAAGGAAACAGGCACCTCGAGATGATCCCTTTGATATCAAGGCAGCTAACTATGACTTTTATCAGGTAGACTctaaattttttcttcctctttttccttccgTTGGTGTGTGTGTTAACTACCATTTAAGTAAAAGTACATATTTTCAGAAGCAAAGTATGTAGAAAAGTAAATGTGACTGGAGTATGCTCTATAGACAAGGAAAAGTTCTTTTTATTACTTACTTGCTTACCCATTAATTGCTAATCTTGTTTTTTAGAGTGAAGAAtgtgttacttattttttaaaagattttatttatttatttgagagagagatagtgagagaacaCGAGTGAGgggtgagaagagagagaagcaagcttcccactgggcagggagcctgaagtggggcttgatcccaggacccccagatcctgatctgagcaaaaggcaactgcttaacccattgagccacccaggtgcccagagtgtGTTATTTTAAATGAAGAGTTCACaagattgtttattttattttgtttcttcctctataGCTTCTGGAAGAAAAATGTTGTGGAAAATTGGATCATATCAATTTCCCAGTATTTGAACCAAGTACACCAGATCCTGCTCCTGCCAAAAATGaatcttctcctgcccctccagATGCAGATGCTgataaacttaaagaaaaagaacctcaaacccaaggagagagcacaagcctgaGTTTAGCTTTGAGTTTAGGCCAGTCCACAGATAGTTTAGGTACCTATCCAGCTGATccacaagcaggaggagataATCCAGAAGTTCATGGTCAAGGAGAAGTAAAAACTGAGAAGAGACCAAATTTAGTTGATAGACAGGCATCCACAGTAGAGTATCTTCCAGGCATGCTACATTCAAATTGTCCTAAAGGTCTCCTACCAAAATTCTCCAGTTGGTCATTGGTTAAGCTAGGCCCTGCTAAGTCTTATAACTTTCATACAGGTTTAGACCAACAGGGCTTTATTCCAGGAACAAACTATCTTATGCCTTGGGACATTGTCATCAGGACTAGAGCTGAGGATGAAGGAGACTTAGACACAAATTCTTGGCCTGCTCCAAATAAAGCTATTCCTGGAAAGAGAAGTGCAGTTGTAATGGGAAGAGGAAGACGGAGAGATGACATAGCTCGAGCATTTGTGGGCTTTGAGTATGAAGACTCTAGAGGTCGGAGGTTTATGTGCTCAGGACCTGACAAAGTAATGAAAGTAATGGGAAGTGGGCCAAAGGAGTCTGCTTTAAAAGCCTTGAATAGTGATATGCCCTTATATATTCTGTCATCATCTCAGGGTAGAGGGCTAAAACCACATTATGCTCAACTTATGAGGCTTTTTGTTGTAGTTCCCGATGCTCCTTTGCAGATAATACTAATGCCCCAGGTAAGAAATACGACCTTTTCCATCCTCAAATAAAAAATGCTGATgcttgttttgtcttttagaaGTGCAGGATAATACCAAAGTAATTATTTCAttaaacagttttaaattttaaataccttTTCAACCTAATATtctagtttttgaaaaaaaatcatgtgttaATCAGTTCACACTATCAACTCACATTGTATAGTTTAAAGGCAGAACTTGAAGTTAAAAATCTGTAGAAAAGTAGGATAATACTTGAGACCAATAATGTAATATTGAATATGATTAGAGTTAGGAGCATATCCATTATCTCCTTAATCTTATATGGTCTTAATGGTCTTATCCATTATCTCCTTAAATCTTATATGGTCTTTGGACCTGTTGTTTGTTTAGGCATTTACCTTTCAAGTGTTTCttattgaaaaatgtaaaaataagtgCATAACCTTTATTTTTCAGGTTCAGCCAGGCCCACCACCGTGTCCAGTATTCTACCCAGAGAAACAAGAAATCACTCTCCCACCAGATGGCCTCTGGGTTTTGAGATTTCCTTACGCCTATGTGACTGAGAGAGGACCTTGTTTCCCTCCTAAGGAAAACGTGCAGTTAATGAGTTACAAGGTGCTCCGTGGAGTTCTTAAAGCAGTAACACAATGAGCGTTTTACAGCCAGTTCAATCTTAAAGCTGGTGTTTGGTTTTGCTatgtgctggggaggggggttgtttTTGGTACATGTATGCTGTATTTTCTTGAATCCAAAATGTGCTTTGGTTACAGGTGTTCAGTATTGGGACAGTAGTTGTTCCACTATTTCATAAATTGATATTTATTGTAAGTGGACCTACAGCTTGCTAATAAACATTGGTTCTTCTAGAAAAGGACATAAAAATATCTGgttggtagctctattttcttttgtttctgtttcactgTCCATAATAAAACATGCTT
This region of Mustela lutreola isolate mMusLut2 chromosome 15, mMusLut2.pri, whole genome shotgun sequence genomic DNA includes:
- the SMG8 gene encoding nonsense-mediated mRNA decay factor SMG8; translation: MAGPVSLRELLMGASSWTGSESPEGSSTEGGGSVAGGPEPPWREDEICVVGIFGKTALRLNSEKFSLVNTVCDRQVFPLFRHQDPGDTGPGIRTEAGAVGEAGGAGDAGAGTGDSVRGGVAAAEGNRTEPGSQDYSLLQAYYNQESKVLYLLLTSICDNSQLLRACRALQSGEAGGGLSLPHAEAHEFWKHQEKLQCLSLLYLFSVCHILLLVHPTCSFDITYDRVFRALDGLRQKVLPLLKTAIKDCPVGKDWKLNCRPCPPRLLFLFQLNGALKVEPPRSQDPAHPDKPKKHSPKRRLQHALEDQIYRIFRKSRVLTNQSINCLFTVPANQAFVYIVPGSQEEDPVGMLLDQLRSHCTVKDPESLLVPAPLSGPRRYQVMRQHSRQQLSFHIDSSSSSSSGQLVDFTLREFLWQHVELVLSKKGFDDSVGRNPQPSHFELPTYQKWISAASKLYEVAIDGKEEDPGSPTGELTSKILSSIKVLEGFLDIDTKFSENRCQKALPMAHSAYQSNLPHNYTMTVHKNQLAQALRVYSQHARGPAFHKYAMQLHEDCYKFWSNGHQLCEERSLTDQHCVHKFHSLPKSGEKPEADRNPPVLYHNSRARSTGACNCGRKQAPRDDPFDIKAANYDFYQLLEEKCCGKLDHINFPVFEPSTPDPAPAKNESSPAPPDADADKLKEKEPQTQGESTSLSLALSLGQSTDSLGTYPADPQAGGDNPEVHGQGEVKTEKRPNLVDRQASTVEYLPGMLHSNCPKGLLPKFSSWSLVKLGPAKSYNFHTGLDQQGFIPGTNYLMPWDIVIRTRAEDEGDLDTNSWPAPNKAIPGKRSAVVMGRGRRRDDIARAFVGFEYEDSRGRRFMCSGPDKVMKVMGSGPKESALKALNSDMPLYILSSSQGRGLKPHYAQLMRLFVVVPDAPLQIILMPQVQPGPPPCPVFYPEKQEITLPPDGLWVLRFPYAYVTERGPCFPPKENVQLMSYKVLRGVLKAVTQ